GCATGGCGATCTCCTCCTGCGTGAGCCCGAACTCGTCAATGAGCCGCCTGTAGGCCTCCGCCTCTTCCAGCGGGCTCAGGTCCTCGCGCTGCAGGTTCTCGATGAGGGCCAGCTCGAATCGCCTTTCGGGGCTCGCTTCGCGGAGCACCACCGGCACCCGCTCGAGGCCGGCACGCTGGGCAGCCCGGAGCCGCCGCTCGCCCGCGATCAGCTCGTAACGGGCGCCGGCCGCTCGCACGACGAGCGGCTGCAGGACACCGTATCGCCGGATCGAGTCGGCGAGCGCCGCAAGCGTCTCCTCGTCGAAGTGACGCCGGGGCTGGTCGGGGTTGGACACGATGTCCTCCACCGCCACCAGGCGCTCGCCGGGGGCCGGGGGCGCCGCCGGCGTCGCCGGGAACAGGGCCTCAAGGCCCTTGCCCAACGCCTTGCGCATGCGGCTCCTCCGTTCGTCTATCTAGTTGACCCAAAAGCTCGCGGGCGAGGGCGCGGTACGCCGACGCCCCGCGCGAGGCGGGATCGTAGAGCAGCACGGGCACCCCGTGGCTCGGGCTCTCCGACAGCCGGACGTTGCGCGGGATGACGGTGCGGAACACCTGGTCGCCGAAGTGGGCCCGCACCTCGTCCTGCACCTGCCGGGCGAGGCTGTTGCGGCCGTCGTACATCGTCAGCACGAGCCCCTCGAGGGCGAGGCCCGGATGCAGCGTGTCCCTGACGCGGCCGACGGTGTCGAGGAGCGCCGTCAGGCCCTCGAGCGCGTAGTACTCGCACTGGAGGGGGATCAGCACGGTGTCGGCCGTGCGCAGCGCGTTCACGGTGAGCAGGTTGAGCGACGGCGGACAATCGATCAGGATCAGCTCGTACCGGCTGCGCACCACTGCGAGTCCTTCGTGCAGCCGGTGCTCGCGAGACTTCACACCGATGAGCTCGACCTCGGCACCGACCAGGTCTCGCGTTGCGGGGAGGACATGCAGGCGCTCGATCGCGGTCGGCCGGATCAGCTCACTCGCCGGCCGACCTTCGACGAGCACCTCGTAGACGGTGCCCTCCGAGGCGCCGCGGGAGCCGACGCCCGTGCTGGCGCTCGCCTGCGGATCGAGGTCGACGAGCAGCGTCGAACGTCCCTCGAGCGCCAGTGCCGCGGCCAGGTTGACGGCGGTGGTCGTCTTCCCGACCCCGCCCTTCTGGTTGGCCACCGCGATTACGCGCCCCATCCCCCAGCTCCACCCTGCCAACGCAGGCACGCTCTAGCACATGGCCACGAAG
This Deltaproteobacteria bacterium DNA region includes the following protein-coding sequences:
- a CDS encoding ParB/RepB/Spo0J family partition protein, which produces MRKALGKGLEALFPATPAAPPAPGERLVAVEDIVSNPDQPRRHFDEETLAALADSIRRYGVLQPLVVRAAGARYELIAGERRLRAAQRAGLERVPVVLREASPERRFELALIENLQREDLSPLEEAEAYRRLIDEFGLTQEEIAMRVGKSRPAIANALRLLGLPDSVKAQVETGELSAGHARAVLSVDPAEQASFAREIAVAGVSKREAESRAAARRPRPRSAGSVSAAPDVHLRAVAEELTRGLGTRVRIARRGRGGAIEIEFYSDAELDRLVDRLRVAATSVAAML
- a CDS encoding ParA family protein, with protein sequence MGRVIAVANQKGGVGKTTTAVNLAAALALEGRSTLLVDLDPQASASTGVGSRGASEGTVYEVLVEGRPASELIRPTAIERLHVLPATRDLVGAEVELIGVKSREHRLHEGLAVVRSRYELILIDCPPSLNLLTVNALRTADTVLIPLQCEYYALEGLTALLDTVGRVRDTLHPGLALEGLVLTMYDGRNSLARQVQDEVRAHFGDQVFRTVIPRNVRLSESPSHGVPVLLYDPASRGASAYRALARELLGQLDRRTEEPHAQGVGQGP